A portion of the Melanotaenia boesemani isolate fMelBoe1 chromosome 2, fMelBoe1.pri, whole genome shotgun sequence genome contains these proteins:
- the timm29 gene encoding mitochondrial import inner membrane translocase subunit Tim29, translated as MASLRAARRMFSAAVETAAAPVPNSRWEKLKNSKAGAWCRGLLSDYKEACREAVVGAWERPLRTSLYMTVLGGAGVCFYTKPDQSAFEAALLECSNQLGLLSPWIRSATSDSHVQSLVKLRNEGRLRFVSLGLLALVYRTDYDTNTMLYEAQCSNLSVPWRELPQRVLDVGFTGRWWILDSKMKDYDINEEEFKHLPAYMQATLPPSVQEVERNERSHRESWLPLTVEEEEEETKTLDRKEGEIQPGREEQTQS; from the exons ATGGCTTCGTTGCGGGCAGCCAGGAGGATGTTCAGCGCTGCTGTAGAAACAGCAGCTGCTCCGGTTCCGAACAGCCGCTGGGAAAAGCTGAAGAACAGCAAAGCAG GTGCGTGGTGTCGCGGTCTGCTCTCTGACTACAAGGAAGCATGCAGGGAGGCGGTTGTAGGCGCTTGGGAGCGGCCGCTCAGGACTTCGCTGTACATGACTGTTCTGGGTGGAGCCGGGGTTTGTTTCTACACCAAACCCGACCAGTCAGCGTTTGAGGCCGCTCTGCTGGAGTGCTCAAACCAGCTGGGTCTGCTGTCACCGTGGATTCGGAGTGCCACCTCTGACAGCCATGTGCAGAGTCTGGTGAAGCTTCGTAACGAGGGCCGGCTCCGCTTCGTCAGCCTGGGTCTCCTGGCGTTGGTTTACCGCACTGACTACGACACCAACACCATGCTGTATGAAGCCCAGTGCTCCAACCTGTCGGTGCCCTGGAGGGAGCTCCCTCAGCGGGTTCTAGACGTTGGCTTCACTGGTCGCTGGTGGATCTTGGACTCAAAGATGAAGGACTATGACATTAATGAGGAAGAATTCAAGCACCTGCCGGCATACATGCAGGCAACGTTACCACCGAGTGTTCAGGAGGTGGAAAGGAACGAGAGGTCACACAGAGAGTCGTGGTTACCGCTGacagtggaggaagaggaggaagaaactAAAACTCTGGACAGGAAGGAGGGGGAGATCCAACCTGGGAGGGAGGAACAAACTCAGAGCTGA
- the yipf2 gene encoding protein YIPF2: MASPNDLQFQEFEEAAELLAADPGAPTLSMSASNTPTSTAGATAAGEDVKLDLSEDEEAEEESSELLGGQKPGGGFWTFEYYQSFFNVDTMQVLDRLKGSVMPLPGRNFIKHYLRNNPDLYGPFWICVTLVFSVAISGNLSNFIRGMKDPDYHYRPQFHRVTIAAAVIFMYAWLVPIGLWGFLTWRQGSERQIGGYSFLETVCVYGYSLFIYIPTSILWIIPFEWLQWTLILVAMVISGSVLVLTFWPIVREDTKVMAVATVVTIVVLHTLLAVGCKLYFFEADDPGPPATTAAPVHTTLVIKPH; encoded by the exons ATGGCCAGTCCAAATGATCTGCAATTCCAAG AGTTTGAAGAAGCCGCAGAGCTGCTGGCTGCTGACCCAGGCGCCCCCACACTTAGCATGTCTGCATCGAACACCCCCACCTCAACAGCTGGAGccacagcagcaggagaggatGTGAAACTAGACCTgtcagaggatgaggaggcagaAGAGGAGAGTTCAGAG CTGTTAGGAGGACAGAAACCAGGCGGTGGCTTCTGGACCTTTGAATACTACCAGTCATTCTTCAATGTTGATACAATGCAG GTTCTGGACAGACTCAAGGGGTCAGTGATGCCGTTACCTGGAAGAAACTTCATCAAACACTACCTTAGAAATAATCCAGATTTATATG gaCCTTTCTGGATCTGTGTGACGCTGGTGTTCTCAGTAGCGATCAGCGGAAACCTGTCCAACTTCATCCGTGGGATGAAAGACCCCGACTATCACTACAGACCCCAGTTCCACAGAG TAACCATAGCAGCGGCGGTCATCTTCATGTACGCCTGGCTGGTGCCGATTGGTCTGTGGGGTTTCTTAACCTGGAGGCAAGGGAGCGAGAGGCAGATTGGAGGATATTCCTTCCTGGAGACTGTGTGTGTCTACGGCTACTCCCTCTTCATCTACATCCCCACATCA ATTTTGTGGATCATACCATTTGAGTGGCTGCAGTGGACTCTGAttctggttgccatggtgatctctggctcagtcctggtcctcacgTTCTGGCCCATCGTCCGTGAAGACACCAAAGTCATGGCCGTGGCTACCGTGGTAACCATCGTGGTCTTACACACACTGCTTGCAGTCGGCTGCAAG ctctacTTCTTTGAGGCAGACGACCCAGGACCTCCAGCCACTACCGCGGCCCCAGTCCACACAACGCTGGTCATCAAACCCCACTGA